The genome window CACCAGCTTCGGTACACATTCCCTGTATTTTCCTTGTTTTTTCTGCTTATATAGATCCTAAAATCTCGTAGTTCACCAGGGTACAAGCAGATTCGCGAAGAGGATAAGAGCAAATTGGTTGGCAACGTGTTCAGCAGTGTGGCTTCCAGCTACGACCTCATGAACGATCTCATGAGTGTCGGCCTGCATAGGCTGTGGAAGGACAGGTTGCTGCTGCTTACCCTTTCCATTTCTTTTATGGATATCTTCCTTTATCACTTAACCTCTTATTCTTTTCTTTCAGGCTTATTTCCAAGCTGAACCCCTTTCCGGCAATGAAGCATCTCGATGTGGCTGGTGGAACAGGTAATATCTATCCCCTTCTCTCATTGCTTTCAGATGCACCATAGAAATAACAAATACACTTTTTTACTAGTATCATAAACATTATTAATTCTATCTTGATAAAAATGAGTATATGTTGTTTGTTAGTCCTTTCGGGAGGCCTGCATTATTTTTGTACAAATGTTAATCGATGCTACCATAGTCCTTTCAGTTGCTACCATGTACTCCCTCCATTCTTTTTTATATGTcacgttttagttcaaaaatgaactaacgGCTGACAAATATTTGAGAGCGGAGGTAGTATTTTGTTTATGCTTCTTGTTTTTTGCTCTCTGTTGAAAGGTTGTATTGCCAGGAGTTTTTGTACTGGCAAAAATTTGTAGTAGGAAAAAAATTCGTTGACTGTTCATGTCATTGTTTTGACTTCAGGTGATGTTGCTTTTCGTGTACTGGAAAGAATTAAGAGTGTGAGTCACAGAGCTATGCAGGGTACACTTACTGAAACCGAAGAAGACACCCACATTTATGTCTGTGACATTAATCCAAATATGCTAAATGTTGGGAAAAAGCGTGCTGCAGAAAGAGGTGTCAAGCATGAAATTCCTAATATATTTTTGGTCTCTATCTCAACTGTGGGTGATGTTGTTCAACAGTTGAGTTTTTATTTTCAGGTTATAGCGAAGAGCATTGTCTTAGCTGGATACAAGGAGACGCAGAAGCTCTGAGTTTTGAGGATGGATCTATGGATGGTTACACTATTGCATTTGGGATCAGAAATGTGACGCACATTGAGAAAGCTCTATCAGAAGCTTACAGGTTGGCTAATTTAGAAACCTAACAATTATTATTGCTCATGTTTCATTTATTACTGTTTGAACTTCAGTGTCTGTGTCTGTTCTTCATGATTAAGTTTTTTTTGTCTTCATGTGCAGTTTCATGGTTTAAGCTTTTTTTTAATATTCTACCATGTTTGTTTATTTGATGGTCCTGAAATCTCATTACTGTCATATCAATTGGCATATTTCAGAATCTTTTTGCTTAGTTGATGGTTCTAAAATGTTATTGCTGTCACATCAATTGTCTTGCTTCAGGGTTCTAAAGCGAGGGGGGAGGTTCCTATGCTTGGAGTTGAGTCATGTGGATGTCCCTGTTTTTAAAGAGATGTAAGTTTCGTCAATCATGTTTATTCGTCAATCTTTGACTGTTCTCTTTCAAAATTCCTGCCCTTCTTATTTTTTCAGTTATGATGTTTACTCGTTTTCTGTGATTCCGACTATTGGAGAGCTGGTTGCTGGTGATCGGCAGTCGTACCAATACTTGGTTGAGAGCATCCGTCGGTTTCCAAATCAGGTAATGGTGCTGTGAAT of Zea mays cultivar B73 chromosome 8, Zm-B73-REFERENCE-NAM-5.0, whole genome shotgun sequence contains these proteins:
- the LOC103636258 gene encoding 2-methoxy-6-polyprenyl-1,4-benzoquinol methylase, mitochondrial, with amino-acid sequence MAMQATRRLASLSLQRRLLLLSQTEAPSIPTAAAAAFLHSHATSFGYKQIREEDKSKLVGNVFSSVASSYDLMNDLMSVGLHRLWKDRLISKLNPFPAMKHLDVAGGTGDVAFRVLERIKSVSHRAMQGTLTETEEDTHIYVCDINPNMLNVGKKRAAERGYSEEHCLSWIQGDAEALSFEDGSMDGYTIAFGIRNVTHIEKALSEAYRVLKRGGRFLCLELSHVDVPVFKEIYDVYSFSVIPTIGELVAGDRQSYQYLVESIRRFPNQEKFAQMIQEAGFQRVEYENLVGGVVAIHSGLKL